In Parasteatoda tepidariorum isolate YZ-2023 chromosome 2, CAS_Ptep_4.0, whole genome shotgun sequence, one DNA window encodes the following:
- the LOC107444319 gene encoding uncharacterized protein: MSFNKIMNCRLVSNLSPNYYAVLGLEPRASEDNVKSAYYELSKKYHPDRNLGDETSTKKIFEINEAFEVLGNKTKKVQYDETFFPVKEKTVHKAHFIYEHSEFYEPPINDSRVYRKKNPYSSIQYVQYARHTKGVKKRKNRHAHQKYDFCKCMGTKKFSFL; this comes from the coding sequence ATGAGtttcaacaaaattatgaattgcaGGTTAGTTTCTAATTTGTCTCCCAACTATTATGCTGTTCTAGGATTAGAACCAAGAGCATCAGAGGACAATGTGAAAAGTGCCTATTATGAATTATCTAAGAAGTATCATCCTGATAGAAACTTAGGCGACGAGACAtcaacaaaaaagatttttgaaattaatgaggCCTTTGAAGTTCTTggtaataaaacgaaaaaagtgCAGTATGACGAGACTTTCTTTCCTGTCAAAGAGAAAACTGTTCATAAGGCGCATTTCATTTATGAACACAGCGAGTTTTATGAACCACCCATTAATGACTCTAGagtttatagaaaaaagaatccTTATTCAAGTATACAATATGTGCAGTATGCAAGGCATACCAAAGgagtaaaaaagagaaaaaatagacATGCACATCAGAAATACGATTTTTGTAAATGTATGGGTactaaaaaattctcatttctgTAG
- the LOC107444317 gene encoding vacuolar protein sorting-associated protein 37B isoform X1 — translation MNSTMFTPDYSHLTGLLQQLNDEELKELLQNEGKLKNLVNDLKQVQDLEAEKEMLLASTKSISEYNLSRKPILDQHRLQVVETHEIALDLKNSFLEKKKKIENSEKAVSKDTLLALLEAATSEIDEEAEAAVEFFLKNEISVEDFLEKYLELRKHAHLRRIKTDKLANIIRGDERQNISPPIRPQKTRTAPSPPLPYPNANTQSNSPYGPVRTAPPVPSRPYQYPGNVYPPQPTAQPYQPFSYMPSPYPGYSNPPPANLYSQYK, via the exons aTGAATAGCACTATGTTTACTCCTGATTACAGTCACCTAACTGGATTGCTGCAGCAATTAAATGATGAGGAGTTGAAAGAACTTTTACAAAATGAGggaaagttaaaaaatcttGTGAATGACCTGAAACag GTACAGGACCTTGAAGCTGAAAAAGAAATGCTGCTTGCTAGTACTAAAAGTATTTCTGAGTACAATTTGTCCAGGAAACCTATTCTTGATCAGCATCGTCTGCAAGTTGTAGAAACACATGAAATTGccctggatttgaaaaatagtttcctagaaaagaaaaaaaagatag aaaattctgaaaaagcaGTATCAAAGGATACACTTTTAGCTTTGTTAGAAGCTGCAACTTCAGAAATAGATGAAGAGGCAGAG GCTGCTGTcgagttttttctaaaaaacgaGATTTCCGTAGAAGACTTCCTCGAAAAGTATCTGGAATTACGGAAACATGCTCATCTTCGCAGAATCAAAACTGATAAATTGGCAAACATCATTAGAGGAGATGAAAGACAGAACATTTCTCCCCCTATTCGGCCGCAGAAGACAAGAACTGCGCCATCACCACCCCTTCCTTATCCTAATGCTAACACTCAAAGTAATTCACCATATGGTCCAGTCAGAACAGCTCCTCCTGTTCCTTCAAGACCATACCAATATCCTGGTAATGTTTATCCACCTCAACCAACAGCTCAACCATACCAGCCTTTCAGTTATATGCCTTCCCCATACCCTGGTTACTCTAATCCACCCCCTGCAAACTTATATTCTCAGTACAAATAA
- the LOC107444317 gene encoding vacuolar protein sorting-associated protein 37B isoform X2 — protein MNSTMFTPDYSHLTGLLQQLNDEELKELLQNEGKLKNLVNDLKQVQDLEAEKEMLLASTKSISEYNLSRKPILDQHRLQVVETHEIALDLKNSFLEKKKKIENSEKAVSKDTLLALLEAATSEIDEEAEAAVEFFLKNEISVEDFLEKYLELRKHAHLRRIKTDKLANIIRGDERQNISPPIRPQKTRTAPSPPLPYPNANTQSNSPYGPVRTAPPVPSRPYQYPGNVYPPQPTAQPYQPFSYMPSPYPGYSNPPPANLYSQYK, from the exons aTGAATAGCACTATGTTTACTCCTGATTACAGTCACCTAACTGGATTGCTGCAGCAATTAAATGATGAGGAGTTGAAAGAACTTTTACAAAATGAGggaaagttaaaaaatcttGTGAATGACCTGAAACag GTACAGGACCTTGAAGCTGAAAAAGAAATGCTGCTTGCTAGTACTAAAAGTATTTCTGAGTACAATTTGTCCAGGAAACCTATTCTTGATCAGCATCGTCTGCAAGTTGTAGAAACACATGAAATTGccctggatttgaaaaatagtttcctagaaaagaaaaaaaagatag aaaattctgaaaaagcaGTATCAAAGGATACACTTTTAGCTTTGTTAGAAGCTGCAACTTCTGAAATAGATGAAGAGGCAGAG GCTGCTGTcgagttttttctaaaaaacgaGATTTCCGTAGAAGACTTCCTCGAAAAGTATCTGGAATTACGGAAACATGCTCATCTTCGCAGAATCAAAACTGATAAATTGGCAAACATCATTAGAGGAGATGAAAGACAGAACATTTCTCCCCCTATTCGGCCGCAGAAGACAAGAACTGCGCCATCACCACCCCTTCCTTATCCTAATGCTAACACTCAAAGTAATTCACCATATGGTCCAGTCAGAACAGCTCCTCCTGTTCCTTCAAGACCATACCAATATCCTGGTAATGTTTATCCACCTCAACCAACAGCTCAACCATACCAGCCTTTCAGTTATATGCCTTCCCCATACCCTGGTTACTCTAATCCACCCCCTGCAAACTTATATTCTCAGTACAAATAA